The following coding sequences are from one Eucalyptus grandis isolate ANBG69807.140 chromosome 11, ASM1654582v1, whole genome shotgun sequence window:
- the LOC120289969 gene encoding high mobility group B protein 13-like, which yields MENMLKKMDEMIRQKDRELEAKERELEKFRCEFKKLQKLQDLKPTMMFPIGHTEKDIKHMKDKKKGFFEKMRPSTPYISWSKDRWNKIKGKKFYEEKDQEVYIEVLWMGLNRLKHEMKVTNERVNRMSSNLKILRGEMLNTKTELSEKKEKETKGQNELTLQKFKDHKTQWKVIAGEATEDGAIEPSTYEEASQYAEWRKTVEESKSNISTANISKLREILRKCLTSKDETLIDGLPKEYYDDVRVAISLLGRLSWIFRCCCASVVYSNSSMSKSCIRSDDWGTVELI from the exons ATGGAGAATATGTTGAAGAAAATGGATGAGATGATAAGGCAAAAGGATCGAGAGCTCGAGGCAAAAGAAAGGGAGCTAGAGAAGTTCCGATGTGAGTTTAAGAAGTTGCAAAAGCTTCAAGACCTCAAGCCCACTATGATGTTCCCAATTGGTCATACTGAGAAAGACATCAAACACATgaaggataaaaagaaaggtttctttgagaaaatgaggcCATCTACACCCTACATCTCGTGGAGTAAGGATAGATGGAATAAGATCAAGGGGAAGAAATTTTATGAGGAAAAGGATCAAGAGGTCTACATTGAAGTGCTTTGGATGGGATTGAATCGGTTGAAGCATGAAATGAAAGTCACGAATGAAAGGGTTAACCGGATGAGTTCCAatctcaaaattcttagagGAGAGATGCTGAATACAAAGACTGAATTGagtgagaagaaggaaaaggagactAAAGGGCAGAATGAATTGACATTGcaaaaattcaaggatcacaAAACTCAATGGAAAGTCATAGCAGGAGAAGCAACTGAAGATGGAGCTATAGAGCCATCCACATACGAGGAAGCTTCGCAATATGCTGAATGGAGGAAGACAGTTGAAGAGTCCAAAAGCAATATCAGCACGGCTAATATATCTAAATTAAGAGAGA TTTTGAGGAAATGCTTGACGAGCAAAGACGAGACCCTCATTGATGGGCTTCCCAAGGAGTACTATGACGATGTGCGTGTTGCCATCTCCCTCCTTGGTAGATTGTCCTGGATTTTTCGTTGTTGTTGTGCGTCTGTCGTCTACTCGAATTCTAGCATGAGCAAATCATGTATCCGAAGTGATGATTGGGGAACTGTTGAGCTAATCTAA